From Caloranaerobacter sp. TR13, a single genomic window includes:
- a CDS encoding uracil-DNA glycosylase, translated as MYTLNEVKNFCLYCKKCRLHKTRTKLVFGEGNGNADIMFVGEGPGFYEDKSGRPFVGAAGKLLTKMLNAININREEIYITNIVKCRPPNNRNPLEDESKACLEYLRWQVKIIKPKIIVCLGAVSARNIIDKDFTISKNRGKWIKKGDFFVIATYHPAALLRDESRKRAAWDDLKSIRSKAKELNIF; from the coding sequence TATACTCTAAATGAAGTTAAAAATTTTTGCCTATATTGTAAAAAGTGCAGATTGCATAAAACTAGAACTAAATTAGTATTTGGAGAAGGAAATGGAAATGCAGATATAATGTTTGTAGGAGAAGGACCAGGGTTTTATGAAGATAAAAGTGGAAGGCCTTTTGTAGGAGCTGCTGGTAAACTATTAACTAAAATGTTAAATGCGATAAATATTAATAGAGAAGAAATTTACATAACTAATATAGTTAAGTGTAGACCTCCGAATAATAGAAATCCATTAGAAGATGAAAGTAAAGCTTGTTTAGAATATTTAAGATGGCAAGTTAAAATTATAAAACCTAAAATAATAGTATGTTTAGGAGCAGTTTCTGCAAGAAATATTATAGATAAGGATTTTACAATAAGTAAAAATAGAGGTAAATGGATAAAAAAGGGTGATTTTTTTGTGATAGCAACATATCATCCAGCAGCTTTATTACGCGATGAAAGCAGGAAGAGAGCAGCATGGGATGATTTAAAAAGTATTAGAAGCAAAGCTAAAGAATTAAATATTTTTTGA